From the Prinia subflava isolate CZ2003 ecotype Zambia chromosome W unlocalized genomic scaffold, Cam_Psub_1.2 scaffold_32_NEW, whole genome shotgun sequence genome, one window contains:
- the LOC134565052 gene encoding protein NYNRIN-like, protein MPDCPTPLLGRDLLAALEAVITFENGELVMKIPESKTGKILMIKEKPISNIPKEVEDAVIPSVWETDVPGKSKLAQPVHVELKEGAKAVRIKQYPIKPEARQGIAKTIDKFLKYRILEECKSEYNTPIFPVKKPNGEYRLVQDLRGINEITKDIHPVVANPYTLLASVKEIYKWFTVIDLKDAFFCIPLDQESRKLFAFEWEHPESGRKTQLTWTRLPMGYKGSPTLFGSQLAKELEIWTREGQVPRDQYLLLQYVDDILIATEEEMTCIKVTIEILNSLGMGGYKVSREKAQIAQQTVIYLGCEISQGQRKLGTNRIQAICAIPEPQNLHELRIFLGMTGWCRLWIMDYGLIAKPLYEAQKTQPFTWGKPQKEAFQKLKEALTTAPALGLPDLSKDFQLYVHERQRLALGVLTQRLGSWKRPVGYFSKQLDNVSAGWPSCLRAVAATVLLIQEARKLTMGRHIDVYVPHMVTTVLEQKGVHWLSPSRMMKFQVTLTEQDDVALKTTNLLNPALFLGATAEEGPLEHDCLEVIEHTYSARTDLKDVPLEQPEWELFTDGSSFMENGARYAGYAVTTIDVVIEAKSLPPNTSAQRAELIALTRALELSEGKTVNIWTDSKYAFGVVHVHGALWKERGLLSSRGTNIKHQDAVLQLIDAVQKPEQVAIMHCKAHQSGNSKICEGNRKADWAARQVAREVQKKMALIPSRLNISQFNLPPKPNYTIEDDRLAQLLKAQKNAEGWYVTAQGQIVVPPLVMREILQVKHNECHWGAEALVKWLRQYLISVRMQTMAKSVMSKCEICLKNNPVARRQAQLGRIRIGIEPGDYWQVDFAELPKTRGYKYLLVGVDTFSGWPEALPCRTNQAKETVKWLLQEIIPRFGVPLGISSDRGPHFIATVVQEVSKLLGLSWDLHTPWRPQSSGQVERMNQTLKRQISKICQEAKLQWPQALPIALLKVQIKPRSGMSVSPYEILYGKPYESPNPNPNVHVTGKQDVYNYVLSLGKTLARLRSVLVWNRPLALENPVHNIEPGDEVYIKTWNEEPLKEKWTGPHQVLLTTFTAVKVAGVEPWIHYTRVKKVPRGVQSWAVETFGPTKLRLKRL, encoded by the coding sequence atgccagactgcccaactccgctcttagggcgcgatctactggcagcactggaggcagtaattacttttgagaatggtgaactcgtaatgaaaattccggagtctaagacaggaaagattttgatgataaaagaaaaaccaatttctaatattcctaaagaagtagaagatgcagtaattccctctgtctgggaaacagatgtacctggaaaatctaaattggcacaaccggtacatgtagagttaaaagaaggagcaaaggctgtacgaattaaacaataccctataaaaccagaagcacgacagggaatagcaaagaccattgataaatttttaaaatatcgaattctagaggaatgtaaatcggaatacaacaccccaattttcccagtgaagaaacccaatggtgagtatagacttgtacaggatttaagaggtataaatgaaataacaaaagacattcatccagtggttgccaatccctatacattgttagcatccgtaaaagagatatataaatggtttactgtaattgacttaaaagatgctttcttctgtataccccttgaccaagaaagtaggaaactatttgcctttgagtgggagcatccagaaagtggaagaaaaactcagctcacctggactcgattaccgatggggtacaaggggtcccccactctctttggaagtcaactggcaaaagaactggaaatctggaccagagaagggcaagtaccaagagaccaatatttattactccagtatgtagatgacattttgattgcaacagaggaagaaatgacctgcataaaggtaaccattgagatcttaaattcactaggaatgggagggtataaggtatccagagaaaaagcacaaattgcccaacagactgtgatttacctgggatgtgaaatctcacaagggcagagaaaactgggtactaatcgtattcaagctatctgtgctattccagagcctcagaatctacacgagctgcggatcttcctcggaatgacagggtggtgtcgcctgtggatcatggactatggactgattgcaaaacccttgtacgaggctcagaagacgcagccgttcacctggggcaaaccacagaaagaggccttccagaaattaaaggaagcactgacaactgctcctgctttggggttacctgatctgtctaaagactttcagctgtacgtgcatgaaaggcagcgactggcactgggagtcctgacccaacgactgggaagctggaaaaggccggtgggttacttttccaaacaactcgacaacgtaagtgccggatggccttcatgtctgcgggcagtggcagctaccgtgctgctgatacaggaagccaggaagctcacaatgggaagacacatagatgtctatgtgccacacatggtaactacagtcctggaacaaaagggggtccattggctctctccaagccggatgatgaagtttcaggtaaccctgactgagcaggatgatgttgcactaaaaacaactaacctcttgaatccagctctgtttctaggtgccacagctgaggaaggtccattagagcatgactgtctagaagtcatcgagcacacttattcagcaagaacagatctgaaggatgtccccctggagcaaccagagtgggaactctttacagatggaagcagcttcatggagaacggagccagatacgcgggatatgcggtaactacaattgatgtggtaatagaggcaaaatcactaccacctaacacgtctgcacaaagggcagaactaatcgcattaaccagagcactcgagctgagtgaagggaagacagtgaatatttggactgattccaaatatgcctttggagtagtgcatgtacacggagctttatggaaagaaagaggactgctgtcctcccgagggacaaatattaaacatcaagatgcagtcctacaattgatagatgcagtacaaaaacctgaacaagtagcaatcatgcactgcaaggcacatcaatcaggcaactccaaaatttgtgaaggaaatcgaaaagcagattgggcagcccgtcaggtagcgcgagaggtgcagaaaaaaatggcgttgataccatcaagacttaatatctctcaatttaatttgcctccgaagccaaactatacaatcgaagatgacagactagcacaactgctgaaggcacagaagaacgcagaagggtggtatgtaaccgcacaagggcaaatagtggtacctcctttggtaatgagagaaattttacaggtaaaacataatgagtgtcactggggtgcagaggcgttggtaaagtggttaagacaatacctaatctcagtacggatgcaaacaatggccaagtcagtaatgtctaaatgtgaaatctgtctgaaaaacaatcccgtagctagacgacaggcacagttaggcagaattcggataggaatagaaccaggagactattggcaagtggattttgcagaactgccaaaaactcggggatacaaatacctgttagtaggggttgacacgttttctggatggccagaagcccttccctgtcgcacaaaccaagcaaaggaaacagttaagtggttattacaggagatcattcccaggtttggggtgcccctagggatatcatcagacagaggcccacacttcatagccacggtggtacaagaggtaagcaagttattgggattatcttgggacctccacacaccgtggagaccccagtcaagtgggcaagtagaaagaatgaaccagacactgaagaggcagatcagtaaaatatgccaggaagccaaactgcagtggccacaggctttgccgatcgcATTGCTGAAGGTTcagataaagcctaggagtgggatgtcagttagtccttatgaaatattgtatgggaaaccatatgaatctcctaaccccaatccaaatgttcatgtcacagggaaacaagatgtgtataattatgttctgtccctcgggaaaactctagctcggctccgaagtgttctcgtgtggaacagaccactggccctggagaatccagtccacaatatcgaaccaggagatgaggtatacatcaaaacctggaacgaagaaccactaaaagagaagtggactggtccccatcaggtactgctaaccacctttacagcagtcaaagtggctggagtggaaccctggatacactacacacgtgtgaagaaggtccctcgtggagtccagtcgtgggctgtagaaacttttggaccaacaaagctgaggctgaaacgtctgtaa